GTACAAAGGGAGGTTATTGGCAATGGGGTGAATTTACCCACTTGAATTTTACAGTAAATATTAAAGTTTtccaaaatttatttaaaaatttttaatttggattatttttcaaaataaaaaactttgatttttatataaccTCGTCGAGGATAATTATAAAAAAGACAGTTAACTTATAACTGTTTGCTAGGTTTTTGTTatattgtttaattaataagaaTGTCAGACTTTGAAGGCTTGATTTTCGAACACCATAAAAGCTTGATTTTGAAGATTTTCGTAGGTTTTTAATGGTGAAGAAGTATTTTCCAAATTTAGGGTTCTTATTTATTGAATGGGGAAGATGATGGGAGGACTGCTATATTATTTATTGGAGTTCTTTATTGGCCACGTGACTTGCAcatgaaaattaacaaaaataacaataattttgttagtaggtaTCTTTTGACaaatgaattaaattttttaggtattttttgacaaaaaaaatttgttctagataatttttcacaaaaataagGTTTTTCTAAATAGTTTTCAAGAATTGTTCCAGATtatatttaagtttttatatTGCGAATTTTAACTtgtattttaaagttgatttattgactttttaaccccactaaatataaaatttgGATCCACCGCATTCAtgcaatttttattgttgattattctAATATAAGTTGACTATTGGAACCatgtttttaataaattataaaaattacatgtgaataaaatatttaaaactagTAGAGGAattcttaaaaattaattttttacataaataaatatatattttttaagttatcatcaataatctaaaacttaatatttaagttttagaaatttttatatAGTTAAATTTATCTTAGTGGTTAACTTTAAAGTCATCCTTTAATAgtaaaatatgaataataaatagaaaaacTAGTATTTATCCCAACGATGTACCATTTTTTTCAAGAAATTTGCGTTAATACTTAATAGAGATTATACTACTTTTTGATATGCACCAGCTTTTGATTCTTAGATTTGAGATTAAGAAATCTTTTCAAAACCATCGAAGCCTAGGATTGTTGAAATAGAAAAACTAGCGACTTTTCAAAACCAATCTTGAAAATAGTTGTGTGTATTTAGGAGGTTTTCAACCTTTAATGCTTGTACTCTAATCTAGGAGTTACTTGATCTGTATTTTTGAAATAACaccatttaacttaaatatatgaggaattttttattttaatagtattatttaaagggataaaaaaaatatattcaaattaattttttgcatTATATCTTAGATTTGAGAAGTGAGAAAAAATTGTTGAAATTGAAAGTTAGTATGAAAATTAATCTAAGAGATTGAAATTTATAGAAGATTAGGGTTGAATCAAGGTTATTCTCTTCCAATAGATTTGAAGTAAAGAGAAATTATGGggattttaagaaattaaaaataaataaagagaaagaatAAATTGTGTGAATAGATTTTAAAAAGACAATTTAAATGTATAAATAAGATTCAAAGAATGTGATAAgcaattatctaaaaataaaaataattgatgagataaccaaaataacaaataatatagaATAAGAGTAGAAAATGGGAGAGGGAGTACTTTTTTTTAAACAGTTCGATCATCTCCAACAGACCAAGACCAAACTAACAAATAGAAAAGACAACAGTAGGCCCATTTGAGCCTGCACGCTGGCCCGAATCACCATTTGCAGAATCTTTGTGGAGTACAGCATAGATTTAGATCTCTTTGCAGGAAACAGAAGATTCTTCAATTTTACAATTGCGAATTGACTTGCAAAGGAAGAAAGAAAAGTGAAGAGAATTGAAGAAAAGATCATCGTCAAGTTTAATCAGAAAATCTCATCTCAATTTACAATTAATTAGCCCTTGTTAATGCTGATTAAGCATAACTCCTTTCAATGAGGCCTATGAAGAGAACATCATCATCTCTAAAGATCTCTTCTTTACCCCCTGAATTATGGAGGGAAATCTTCGCCAGATTACCCGCCAAAACCCTCTTAAGATTCAGGTGTGTATGTAAATCATGGTGTTCTGTAATTGATTCCCCTGATTTCATTTCTTTGCATCTTAAACTTTGCCCTATTAATTCCTGCAATATTAATCTGTTAATTCTAGAAAGGCTAATGAAAAGTGGTTCAATTGCATTGTTATATAAGATTCGTCGTAGGGATACATTAAGAAAAACTACCCAGTTCATGATTAATTCCAAATTTGATATGGTTTATGGAACTGATATGGTTAATGGGTTGATGTTGATGGAGGATAATGGTTATTTTGTTAGAGATTTGATGTTATGGAACCCATCTATTAAGAAATCTGTGTTATTACCTAGTTGTCCTTTGTATATTTTACCTAATCAAGGTGGGATTTATCTGGGGTTTGCAGCTTCCTGTTTTGATCATAAGGTTGTTGCTTTTCACTCTGTTGATATTGTAATTGGCAAGCTTTCGATCGCGGTTTATTCACTGAATGATAATCTTTGGAGTGTCGAATTGGGCACGATTACTGTCCCAAATTGGTGTATTCAAAGAATAATTTCTGGGTATGGGGTTGTTTACTGTCAAGGGACTGTGTATTGGAGACCTCTCAATGGTACCGAGCAAGACGATGCCGTTCTTCTTTGTTTTGAGTTTGATGCTGAGAAATTCAGCTTTGTGGAACTGCCTGATAATGGGGATAAGATGCTCAGGTTTTTATTTGTCCTTGGTGAGTCGTTAGCTGTTTTTGGCATCTCTCGAGATAAAAGTTGCATATGGGTAATGGAAACGAATGTTGGAAAGGTTGGTTGGCATCAATGTTTTCATGGAGATTCCACCTTGGATGCTTATGAATTCTTTGAGTATTTTACCCATTCATCCACCAAGTTTCTATATGTTGAGAAAACTGGCACATTCTTGCTACATAGAGACAATAAATTGATGTCTTATAACATTATGAATCATAATATTACAACCCATCAAATTGAGCATTTGGGAAAACATGTTCATTGTTTATATGTGGATACTTGTGTGGATAGCTTGGTTCTTAGTGGCAATGCACAAAGATCTCAGAGTTGACTTTAACCTCTCTCGCTTAAATAGTGATTGTACAGACTACAGAATGGCTGATTTTGAAGGAAGGCAGGTAAAACTTATGCGTTTGGGCCTTCTTTTATCTAAAATGTTGTCAATGCAAAATGCTGAGTACTGTTTGTTTTGCTGGGTAGTTAGTCACATTTTACAATAATGCATTGTTCTATTACACAAACACTGATTTAGTTATCGGTGCGGTTTACCttataatcattttgattttggatGTTAACACTGATCAAAGATGTGAAATTTGTGTTGCTGATGGTGAGCTagttaatttattatacaaagCAAATTGATGAGATAAATCGACTATAGGTCTCAATTCTGTAAGCAATTCTTGTCAGTAGTTGCCTAGTATGTATGAAACTTATCTGTAATTGATGTGGTTTCTATGCCTTACAATGTTAAGATTAGGGAGAAATCATGTATGGATTGATTGTTGTATTCTGAAATTTGGTAAATCCTGGCCTAGTGGACTCATTGTCGTTATTACTCTGAGGATTTTAATTTCCATTTGCCAAACATAGACTAAAGAATTGACATTGCAATGTTCGGGTTGTTAACTTAGAGAAGCTTAGTCTCGTGGTAATCTGCAGGACTGGATACTTCATTCAGGCCTATTCCCttgtttttgtattttataGGAGTATTTTGCTGGTGAAAAGATTAGATTTGATTGGGTTTTCAAGTTTCATGTGGCAATGTATCTATGGAAGAGATTACATCGTGTGGTTGGGATTCGTTGGGAAGGGGAGCAAGGCATTAGATTTTTTGGTACAATGTTTTTTCCATTATGTTGCTTTGTTAAGTAGAGGAATGATATGATCTTTTGCGAATTGGAGTTCTCTTTTGTTATGTTTTGGAACCGAGTGGTTTTTTAGCTTCTCCCTAATGTGTCCCTTTGTGAGTATTGAGAAATCCGAGGGGGTTACCTTATTGCTATATCTATGTAGATCAATTATTCCACTTTTTAAACGAAAAATGAATTGGAGGCAGAGGTATATCATTTATATAAAAGGATGAGCTGCTCACTTCTTATAGGCTATTGTGATAAACATTTGAGTAAAACCATCTAAGCACAATATTGGGATTTATGAAAGCTAGTTTCATGGATACATAAAAGCTGCTCGCTTCTTATAGGCTCTTCTTTTATTGGTATAGTTACTCCTTTGAATAGATTTTCTCCCTTTTCTGATTAGGGAGACCATTGAGAGCGCTTGTCCATGAAGAATTCCGTGCATATTCATTCTGAATTAGTTTTATCGCAATGCATGGATATTGTGGTAGCCGATTTCATATGGTTCAAATAAgattttgacattgttgttgtgaCATGATAACTATGAGAGATATCTTATCACGTAAATCAAACGATAGA
This Amaranthus tricolor cultivar Red isolate AtriRed21 chromosome 13, ASM2621246v1, whole genome shotgun sequence DNA region includes the following protein-coding sequences:
- the LOC130798678 gene encoding putative F-box protein At3g28280, which translates into the protein MRPMKRTSSSLKISSLPPELWREIFARLPAKTLLRFRCVCKSWCSVIDSPDFISLHLKLCPINSCNINLLILERLMKSGSIALLYKIRRRDTLRKTTQFMINSKFDMVYGTDMVNGLMLMEDNGYFVRDLMLWNPSIKKSVLLPSCPLYILPNQGGIYLGFAASCFDHKVVAFHSVDIVIGKLSIAVYSLNDNLWSVELGTITVPNWCIQRIISGYGVVYCQGTVYWRPLNGTEQDDAVLLCFEFDAEKFSFVELPDNGDKMLRFLFVLGESLAVFGISRDKSCIWVMETNVGKVGWHQCFHGDSTLDAYEFFEYFTHSSTKFLYVEKTGTFLLHRDNKLMSYNIMNHNITTHQIEHLGKHVHCLYVDTCVDSLVLSGNAQRSQS